Proteins encoded by one window of Panicum virgatum strain AP13 chromosome 7N, P.virgatum_v5, whole genome shotgun sequence:
- the LOC120682195 gene encoding uncharacterized protein LOC120682195 isoform X1, whose translation MAVWRCFISQTHGWISSGLEEGSRSPFAAGSKLSGGYHTEQYALAQFQIGAESPCLQSPSGKVQISRECDYLPVSTATSNLFPCVGWRHPSTWGFIVALQWPYFVLVAPSITIPVEEAGSYGELPQIGNETWGNTK comes from the exons ATGGCGGTATGGCGGTGCTTCATCAGCCAGACCCATGGCTGGATCTCGAGTGGATTGGAGGAGGGCAGCAG ATCCCCTTTTGCAGCTGGCTCCAAATTGAGTGGAGGCTACCATACGGAGCAGTATGCCTTGGCACAATTCCAG atcggagcggagAGTCCTTGCCTTCAATCGCCATCAGGAAAGGTCCAAATCTCTCGCGAATGCGACTACCTTCCAGTCTCAACGGCGACCTCGAATCTGTTCCCCTGCGTCGGCtggcggcatccatccacctgGGGCTTCATTGTTGCGTTGCAGTGGCCGTATTTCGTACTGGTGGCCCCGTCAATCACCATCCCCGTAGAGGAGGCAGGATCCTACGGTGAGCTGCCGCAAATAG GCAATGAGACTTGGGGAAATACCAAGTAG
- the LOC120681191 gene encoding UDP-glycosyltransferase 76C5-like, which yields MLQLAGALRARGLAVTILHTAFNAPDPARHPGLAFVAVPDAIPEAAGANGIAKILALNAAMEASGRVRAALASLMATAAAEGSPGWRAWSSTPPSPPPRRPPPPSACPRSCSTPAIKELPPLKVSDLFNPSKLPNKKIGQRILNLATETTTNSSSAILNTF from the coding sequence ATGCTGCAGCTGGCCGGCGCGCTCCGCGCGCGGGGGCTCGCCGTCACCATCCTCCACACGGCATTCAACGCGCCGGACCCCGCGCGCCACCCTGGCCTCGCCTTCGTCGCGGTGCCCGACGCCATCCCGGAGGCTGCCGGCGCCAACGGCATCGCCAAGATCCTTGCCCTCAACGCCGCCATGGAGGCCTCCGGGCGAGTCCGCGCCGCGCTCGCGTCTCTCatggctacggcggcggcggaggggagccCCGGCTGGCGTGCCTGGTCCTCGACTccaccctccccgccgcccagaaggccgccgccgccatcggccTGCCCACGCTCGTGCTCCACACCGGCGATAAAGGAGCTGCCACCACTGAAGGTGAGCGACCTGTTCAACCCAAGCAAGCTCCCCAACAAGAAGATCGGGCAGAGGATCCTGAACCTGGCCACGGAGACCACGACGAACTCCTCCAGCGCGATCCTCAACACATTCTAA
- the LOC120682195 gene encoding uncharacterized protein LOC120682195 isoform X3 — protein sequence MAGSRVDWRRAAAGSKLSGGYHTEQYALAQFQIGAESPCLQSPSGKVQISRECDYLPVSTATSNLFPCVGWRHPSTWGFIVALQWPYFVLVAPSITIPVEEAGSYGELPQIGNETWGNTK from the exons ATGGCTGGATCTCGAGTGGATTGGAGGAGGGCAGCAG CTGGCTCCAAATTGAGTGGAGGCTACCATACGGAGCAGTATGCCTTGGCACAATTCCAG atcggagcggagAGTCCTTGCCTTCAATCGCCATCAGGAAAGGTCCAAATCTCTCGCGAATGCGACTACCTTCCAGTCTCAACGGCGACCTCGAATCTGTTCCCCTGCGTCGGCtggcggcatccatccacctgGGGCTTCATTGTTGCGTTGCAGTGGCCGTATTTCGTACTGGTGGCCCCGTCAATCACCATCCCCGTAGAGGAGGCAGGATCCTACGGTGAGCTGCCGCAAATAG GCAATGAGACTTGGGGAAATACCAAGTAG
- the LOC120682195 gene encoding uncharacterized protein LOC120682195 isoform X2, which produces MAVWRCFISQTHGWISSGLEEGSRSPFAAGSKLSGGYHTEQYALAQFQIGAESPCLQSPSGKVQISRECDYLPVSTATSNLFPCVGWRHPSTWGFIVALQWPYFVLVAPSITIPVEEAGSYGNETWGNTK; this is translated from the exons ATGGCGGTATGGCGGTGCTTCATCAGCCAGACCCATGGCTGGATCTCGAGTGGATTGGAGGAGGGCAGCAG ATCCCCTTTTGCAGCTGGCTCCAAATTGAGTGGAGGCTACCATACGGAGCAGTATGCCTTGGCACAATTCCAG atcggagcggagAGTCCTTGCCTTCAATCGCCATCAGGAAAGGTCCAAATCTCTCGCGAATGCGACTACCTTCCAGTCTCAACGGCGACCTCGAATCTGTTCCCCTGCGTCGGCtggcggcatccatccacctgGGGCTTCATTGTTGCGTTGCAGTGGCCGTATTTCGTACTGGTGGCCCCGTCAATCACCATCCCCGTAGAGGAGGCAGGATCCTACG GCAATGAGACTTGGGGAAATACCAAGTAG
- the LOC120682195 gene encoding uncharacterized protein LOC120682195 isoform X4, which translates to MAVWRCFISQTHGWISSGLEEGSSWLQIEWRLPYGAVCLGTIPDRSGESLPSIAIRKGPNLSRMRLPSSLNGDLESVPLRRLAASIHLGLHCCVAVAVFRTGGPVNHHPRRGGRILRQ; encoded by the exons ATGGCGGTATGGCGGTGCTTCATCAGCCAGACCCATGGCTGGATCTCGAGTGGATTGGAGGAGGGCAGCAG CTGGCTCCAAATTGAGTGGAGGCTACCATACGGAGCAGTATGCCTTGGCACAATTCCAG atcggagcggagAGTCCTTGCCTTCAATCGCCATCAGGAAAGGTCCAAATCTCTCGCGAATGCGACTACCTTCCAGTCTCAACGGCGACCTCGAATCTGTTCCCCTGCGTCGGCtggcggcatccatccacctgGGGCTTCATTGTTGCGTTGCAGTGGCCGTATTTCGTACTGGTGGCCCCGTCAATCACCATCCCCGTAGAGGAGGCAGGATCCTACG GCAATGA
- the LOC120682793 gene encoding zinc finger protein CONSTANS-LIKE 3-like, producing MEGDKKSAGGAPAYWGLGARPCDECGAEAARLYCRADAAFLCAGCDARAHGAGSRHARVWLCEVCEHAPAAVTCRADAAALCASCDADIHSANPLARRHERQTVAPFYGALADAPKPFASSVAVPKAADDDGSNEAEAASWLLPEPDHGHKEGATTEVFFADSDPYLDLDFARTMDDIKAIGAQNGPAGAELDLTGAKLFYSDHSMNYSVSSSEAAVVPDAAAGAAPVVPVVSRGLEREARLMRYREKRKSRRFEKTIRYASRKAYAETRPRIKGRFAKRTPGPGADGEDPLEEHEEEMYSSAAAAVAALMAPGGADADYGVVPTY from the exons ATGGAGGGTGACAAGAAGTCGGCGGGCGGGGCCCCGGCCTACTGGGGCCTGGGCGCGCGGCCCTGCGACGAGTgcggcgccgaggcggcgcggcTCTACTGCCGCGCGGACGCGGCGTTCCTCTGCGCCGGGtgcgacgcgcgcgcgcacggcgccgGGTCGCGCCACGCCCGCGTCTGGCTGTGCGAGGTCTGCGAgcacgcgccggccgccgtcacgtgccgcgcggacgccgccgcgctctgcgcctcctgcgacgccgacatCCACTCCGCCAACCCGCTCGCGCGCCGCCACGAGCGCCAGACCGTGGCGCCCTTCTACGGCGCGCTCGCCGACGCGCCCAAGCCCTTCGCCTCGTCGGTGGCCGTGCCCAAAGCGGCCGACGACGACGGGAGCAACGAGGCCGAGGCGGCGTCGTGgctcctccccgagcccgaccACGGGCACAAGGAAGGCGCCACGACGGAGGTGTTCTTCGCGGACTCCGACCCGTACCTCGACCTCGACTTCGCGCGCACCATGGACGACATCAAGGCCATCGGCGCCCAGAacggccccgccggcgccgagctcgACCTCACCGGCGCCAAGCTCTTCTACTCCGACCACTCCATGAACTACAGC GTGTCGTCGTCGGAGGCAGCGGTGgtgcccgacgcggcggcgggcgcggcgcccgTCGTGCCTGTGGTGAGCAGGGGCCTGGAGCGGGAGGCCCGGCTGATGCGGTACCGGGAGAAGCGCAAGAGCCGGCGGTTCGAGAAGACGATCCGGTACGCGTCCCGCAAGGCGTACGCGGAGACGCGGCCGCGCATCAAGGGCCGGTTCGCCAAGCGCACCCCGGGGCCCGGCGCGGACGGGGAGGACCCGCTGGAGGAGCACGAGGAGGAGATGtactcctccgccgcggccgccgtggccgcgctcatggcccccggcggcgccgacgccgactACGGCGTCGTGCCCACGTATTGA